A genomic region of Ruficoccus amylovorans contains the following coding sequences:
- a CDS encoding phage/plasmid primase, P4 family: protein MHNLLTILGENTVLLKLPCGEKYPSNKNWQKTTLAEMTPDYLEELSSGRFNIGVLLGKPSSGLCSIDIDQDEAVEPFLQLNPTLQSSLRTRGARGANIWVRIVGEHPKLTKLKNKQGAPWGEFRADGGQTVIWGKHPSGCNYSIAAEQPIVEIPFEEINWPTDLQCPWRDVEALDSDDTLEELFTEQGPPFIHGEKGGVTLNQGCLAALFSREHLMIYIPEEGEFYCYNGENGLWEHKQLTTIKGMIDKLVRRLMIENELTCSLAKITAPFIESVLTLFRPKVEKPGAFTHPQSIIHVHNGVIDISGEEYLLKSFSPEFYSRNQIPVEYVEEATCPRFVHELLEPCLGPEDIDLIQRIMGSILLPYNAAQAIILITGAAGSGKSTFVDLAEKLIGKDNIYELRTNNLNGRFELQFYVGKRLLAGKDVPGHFLQEKGASILKKLSGGDTLSAEKKGLSTVITLQGDFHIIITSNSDLHVMVDGDSEAWRRRLIILEWSKRNTGRPNIPKFSEQLLQEEGSGILNWMLEGLHKHSKELSSHGGFLLNDSQRLRIDTLLNESDSVRAFVTEKLVLSPGGTITSRDLFYAYENYCDEQGWEPYGYHKAIRKFPALIQERYGLRRSHDIRVGDKELRGYRGLAIQD from the coding sequence ATGCATAACCTTCTTACAATACTAGGAGAAAACACAGTCCTTCTCAAGCTCCCCTGTGGGGAGAAATATCCCTCTAACAAGAACTGGCAGAAAACCACCCTTGCCGAAATGACGCCCGACTATCTTGAAGAGCTCTCATCAGGTCGGTTCAACATTGGTGTTCTTCTCGGTAAACCCTCTTCTGGCCTATGCTCCATCGACATTGACCAGGACGAGGCGGTTGAACCATTCCTACAGTTGAACCCCACCCTTCAATCCTCACTGCGAACAAGAGGGGCACGAGGAGCGAACATCTGGGTCCGGATTGTCGGCGAGCACCCGAAACTCACCAAGCTCAAGAACAAGCAAGGAGCCCCCTGGGGAGAATTCCGTGCCGATGGAGGTCAAACCGTGATCTGGGGGAAGCATCCTTCTGGATGCAACTACTCAATTGCAGCCGAGCAGCCCATTGTGGAGATTCCCTTCGAGGAAATTAACTGGCCCACGGACCTTCAATGCCCCTGGAGGGATGTAGAAGCCCTGGACTCAGATGACACCCTGGAGGAGCTTTTCACCGAACAAGGCCCTCCATTTATCCATGGGGAGAAGGGCGGAGTCACCCTGAACCAGGGGTGCCTGGCAGCGCTTTTTAGCCGGGAGCACCTGATGATATATATCCCCGAAGAAGGTGAGTTCTATTGCTATAACGGTGAGAACGGCCTGTGGGAACACAAGCAACTCACGACAATCAAGGGAATGATCGATAAGCTGGTTCGACGCTTAATGATCGAGAACGAGCTCACCTGCTCTCTGGCCAAGATTACCGCCCCCTTTATTGAATCAGTCCTCACACTGTTTCGCCCCAAGGTCGAGAAGCCAGGTGCATTTACGCACCCGCAATCAATCATTCATGTCCACAATGGCGTCATTGACATATCTGGGGAGGAGTACCTGCTGAAGTCATTCAGCCCGGAATTCTATTCCCGCAACCAAATCCCCGTTGAATACGTGGAAGAAGCGACATGTCCACGCTTCGTCCATGAATTGCTGGAACCCTGCCTTGGCCCGGAGGATATTGATCTTATCCAACGAATCATGGGTAGTATTTTACTGCCCTATAACGCTGCCCAGGCAATCATCCTGATAACGGGTGCTGCCGGAAGCGGAAAGTCCACCTTTGTCGATCTGGCCGAAAAGCTTATCGGTAAGGATAATATTTACGAGCTTCGCACGAACAATCTCAATGGACGTTTCGAACTTCAGTTCTACGTGGGTAAACGGCTGCTCGCTGGCAAGGATGTCCCGGGACATTTCCTGCAGGAAAAGGGTGCCAGCATACTCAAGAAACTGTCTGGAGGTGACACGCTCTCGGCAGAGAAGAAGGGACTTAGCACGGTTATCACACTACAGGGAGATTTTCACATTATCATTACGTCTAATTCGGATTTGCACGTGATGGTCGATGGAGACAGCGAAGCCTGGCGCCGACGGTTGATCATCCTGGAATGGAGTAAACGGAATACAGGCAGACCAAATATTCCCAAATTCAGCGAACAACTCCTGCAAGAGGAAGGCTCCGGCATTCTAAACTGGATGCTGGAGGGGTTACATAAACACAGCAAGGAATTGTCTAGCCATGGAGGCTTTCTGCTAAATGACTCTCAGCGCCTCCGCATAGACACTTTGTTAAACGAGTCAGATTCCGTTCGGGCATTTGTCACCGAGAAACTGGTTCTCAGCCCGGGGGGCACGATAACTTCTCGGGACTTGTTCTACGCCTACGAGAACTATTGCGACGAGCAAGGATGGGAACCCTATGGCTACCATAAGGCCATAAGAAAATTCCCGGCCTTGATCCAAGAAAGATACGGTCTGCGCAGATCCCACGACATTCGTGTCGGTGACAAGGAGTTACGTGGTTATCGCGGCCTGGCCATTCAGGACTAA
- a CDS encoding primase C-terminal domain-containing protein, producing MDRKSKARAYLETCPPAISGQGGHNQTFKVACALVQRFLLSREEALEQLRMYNLRCEPPWSEKELAHKVDDALKAQPLRPSRHRLPRTLPEMIPIRPYKYPPSIVLKKIERTRSTDTSPIDKED from the coding sequence ATGGATAGAAAATCCAAAGCTCGTGCCTATCTGGAAACATGCCCCCCTGCCATTTCCGGGCAGGGGGGCCACAACCAGACCTTCAAGGTGGCCTGCGCCCTTGTCCAGAGATTCCTCCTGAGTCGTGAAGAAGCCCTGGAACAACTACGGATGTATAATCTCCGCTGCGAACCGCCATGGTCGGAAAAGGAACTGGCCCATAAGGTGGACGATGCCCTCAAAGCCCAGCCTCTTCGCCCATCTCGACATCGGTTGCCTCGAACCTTGCCAGAAATGATCCCCATCCGGCCCTACAAATATCCGCCCTCAATCGTCTTGAAGAAAATCGAGAGGACGCGTTCTACAGACACCTCTCCCATAGACAAAGAAGACTAA